The following DNA comes from Ornithinimicrobium avium.
GCACCAGCGGCGGCGCCTCGTCGGGGAAGTACTTGTGGATCCCCTCGTGGTCGCCGAAGAAGACGAACGCCGACCGGTCCAGCCGGCCCTGCTCCTCCAGCGCGCGGTAGAACTCCCCGAAGGCGGCGTCGGTGTAGTGCAGGCTCTGCAGGTAGCCGGCGCCGTGGTTGGTCTCCGTCAGCTCCAGCCCCTGCAGCTCCGGCGGCATGTCCCACGGCGTGTGCGAGGTGAGCGTCGAGAGGTACATCAGCGACGGCCCGTCGGCGGCGTGCTCCTCGAGCTCCAGCAGCGCCTGGTGGAACAGGGCGGAGTCGGCCGTGCCCATCCCGATCTGGGTGGTGTCGGCGAAGTCCTCCTCGGAGACGTACTCGTCCCAGCCCAGCCGCGGGTAGACCTCGTCGCGGTTCCAGAAGCTGGCCACGTCCCCGTGCAGCACCTGCGTGTGCCAGCCGTGGTCCCCGGCCAGCCGCGGCAGCGAGGCGTAGCCCCGGTTCTCCGGGAAGCGCATGAACGCCGCGCCCGCCTGCACCGGGTAGGCCGAGGCGTGCACGAGCAGCTCGGCGTCGGCGGTGTTGCCGTCGCGGGTCTGCTGCACGACGTCGGTGAAGCGGATGCTCTCCTCGAGCAGTCCGTCCAGCACCGGCGTCACCTCCTGGCCCTCCACCTCCAGCCCGACCACCACGTCCTCGAGCGACTCGACCTGGACGACGAAGACGTCCTTGCCGGCCAGCGCCCCGAACAGGTCGGCGTGCTCCGGCGCGGGGTCCTGGTATGCCGCGTTGCCGGCGAACCAGTCCTCCACCCGCCGCCGCTCGGCCGGGTCGAGCACCCGGTTGGTGTCGACCAGCTCGGCGTACGCCTCGTGCACGTGCGAGCCCAGCGGGGAGAGGGAGACGATCCGGGCAGCCGGGTCGGAGGTCATGGTCAGCACCTGCACCGCGAACAGCGCCGTGCCCACGACCGCGACGGTCAGGGCCCGCCACACGCGCACCCGCACCGGCGCGCTCCGCCGGGCGAGCACCCCGCGCAGCGCGAGCACGAGGACGAGCACGACGTCGGCGTAGAAGAGGGCGTCGACCGGCCGCAGCATCGCCACGACCGAGGCGCCCAGCCCGTCGAGCGGGGCGTCGGCACCGATCATGGTCACGCTGAGCAGCCGGCCGAAGGCGCGGACGTTGACGAGGTCGGCCAGCAGCACGCTCGACAGCACCGCCGCCACGCCCACCAGGTATGCCGTGCGCCGGGCTCCGTGCAGCACCAGCCCGGGCGCGAGCAGCAGGAGGCTGAGCGGGACGGCGGCCGGGGCCGCGAGCAGGACGCTCCAGCCGGGGCCGACGACGGCCTCGGCGAGGACCGTGGCCTTGACCACCAGCCCGACCAGCAGGATCGCGAAGGTGCGGTCGACGGGCGCGCGGAGCAGCGCCCCGGCGCGCTCGCGCGCGCGCCCCCGAGCGACGGCCCGTTGCAGCACGCCGGTCAGCGTCCGCGCACGACGACGGTACGGGCAGCGCGGTCGTGCAG
Coding sequences within:
- a CDS encoding LTA synthase family protein; translation: MLQRAVARGRARERAGALLRAPVDRTFAILLVGLVVKATVLAEAVVGPGWSVLLAAPAAVPLSLLLLAPGLVLHGARRTAYLVGVAAVLSSVLLADLVNVRAFGRLLSVTMIGADAPLDGLGASVVAMLRPVDALFYADVVLVLVLALRGVLARRSAPVRVRVWRALTVAVVGTALFAVQVLTMTSDPAARIVSLSPLGSHVHEAYAELVDTNRVLDPAERRRVEDWFAGNAAYQDPAPEHADLFGALAGKDVFVVQVESLEDVVVGLEVEGQEVTPVLDGLLEESIRFTDVVQQTRDGNTADAELLVHASAYPVQAGAAFMRFPENRGYASLPRLAGDHGWHTQVLHGDVASFWNRDEVYPRLGWDEYVSEEDFADTTQIGMGTADSALFHQALLELEEHAADGPSLMYLSTLTSHTPWDMPPELQGLELTETNHGAGYLQSLHYTDAAFGEFYRALEEQGRLDRSAFVFFGDHEGIHKYFPDEAPPLVPDNDKRLPLIVHVPGMDGFEVDNPGGQVDILPTLAFLMGVPPDEYADRVMGRNLLGAQSGSGVDSDGAITYGVDGLELLTQAYEVADLAVSGDFFMR